A stretch of Argiope bruennichi chromosome 10, qqArgBrue1.1, whole genome shotgun sequence DNA encodes these proteins:
- the LOC129988788 gene encoding U24-ctenitoxin-Pn1a-like, whose protein sequence is MKNLFILLLVTTAAIITEAVRTQSDCQIHRNREMKSMAPLPMRLIPNCDKNGDYLPMQCFQNSKFCRCYSKDGDLLTPPSTKLKSCDCIAKKNEMQKKNLSRSSIPQCNTDGTYKKS, encoded by the exons atgaaaaacttatttatattgttGTTGGTG aCAACGGCAGCTATCATCACAGAAGCTGTACGAA CCCAGTCGGACTGCCAAATCCACAGGAACAGAGAAATGAAGAGTATGGCCCCTCTCCCCATGCGCTTAATCCCGAATTGCGACAAAAATGGAGACTACTTGCCCATGCAGTGCTTCCAGAACAGCAAATTCTGCAGGTGCTACAGCAAGGATGGGGATCTGCTCACTCCACCATCCACCAAGTTGAAAAGTTGTGATTGCATAGCGAAGAAGAACGAAATGCAGAAAAAGA ATTTGTCTCGATCAAGCATACCTCAGTGCAATACCGATGGGACTTACAAGAAATCATAA